In Pseudofrankia saprophytica, one genomic interval encodes:
- a CDS encoding ABC transporter permease subunit yields MTSISALPDVAVHGFHLPLSAVVLGMLSGLTFGLLAVGLVLIYRTSRIINFAHGQMGAFGVAVLSLLTHKYHVPYYVALIPGLAAGGLAAGATELVVIRRLRNTTPVMSIVATLGVGAFLTEVASVVDSSAFSGVTLPSPPGMPVINLGDLRIDEAYTAMLILGPATVAALTLFLRYSRFGLAIRCSSANPESARLAGISTQNMSSLSWVMAGVLSALTALLVIPASGFSSSTDFGPPLLLRALTAGVIARMYSLPIAFGAGVLIGVVQQVVLFNYPNSDGLPDLVFYVLILVVLLSQRSARGRAEEKGSWASVASWKPLPARVARLPEVRGFRWGLTGIGLVVALLLPLLVSNASAVSLSTVIAYAIVGVSVGIGTGLSGQLSLGQFAVAGVGAVVSFHLDSSVPFPLALIIAALGGAAISLAIGIPALRLKGLMLTVTTLGFALMANGWGLEQNWALGGGTRPERPAVFGKALDTGRSYYYVALAAFLIVLLIAWNVRRLAFGRALLAVRDNESNARAFTVRVTRLKIQGFALAGFIAGFGGAIYGHLLSSVDASTFSVQASIDTVAMTVIGGVGLLIGPLIGAFYVIGLPRFLPLDAAGIAATDLGWLILILYLPGGIAQGLEPLRTRYVRWAAARHGLDIDTEKPILSESARAGRLAVVVEPRQAPARPHTALLDVRGLRKSFGGIAAVRDVSLSVHQGEVVGLIGPNGAGKTTTFELISGFTRPNQGQVHFNGDDVSSLSPERRGRLGLIRSFQDAALFPTLTVAETVRLAFEPRLATSFSLSVLGLPGTEKEKARRASDLVDIMGLGSYRAKQIQELSTGTRRITELACMIALAPTLLLLDEPSSGVAQRETEALGVLLRRLKDELDLTMLVIEHDIPLIMGMADRVVVMDVGTVIADGSPDEVQADPLVIDAYLGASATVLHRSSSVPRPAAVETASEQPSTAIAPTV; encoded by the coding sequence ATGACATCGATCTCTGCACTGCCGGACGTAGCGGTCCACGGGTTCCACCTGCCGCTGTCGGCTGTCGTGCTCGGCATGCTCTCCGGACTGACGTTCGGCCTCCTGGCCGTGGGCCTGGTCCTCATCTACCGGACGAGCCGCATCATCAACTTCGCGCACGGCCAGATGGGTGCCTTCGGCGTCGCGGTCCTGAGCCTGCTCACCCACAAATACCATGTGCCCTACTATGTGGCGCTGATCCCTGGACTGGCGGCCGGCGGCCTGGCCGCGGGGGCAACCGAGCTCGTGGTCATACGCCGTCTACGGAACACCACTCCGGTCATGAGCATCGTCGCGACACTGGGCGTCGGCGCGTTCCTGACCGAGGTCGCCTCGGTGGTGGACTCCAGCGCCTTCAGCGGGGTGACCCTGCCAAGCCCTCCCGGAATGCCGGTGATCAACCTGGGCGACCTGCGTATCGACGAGGCCTACACGGCCATGCTCATCCTCGGTCCCGCGACGGTGGCGGCGCTCACCCTCTTCCTGCGTTACAGCCGCTTCGGGCTCGCTATCCGATGCTCGTCCGCGAACCCGGAATCGGCCAGGCTGGCCGGTATCTCGACCCAGAACATGTCCAGCCTGTCCTGGGTCATGGCCGGTGTCCTGTCCGCGCTGACCGCGCTGCTGGTGATTCCCGCCTCCGGATTCTCCTCGTCCACTGATTTCGGGCCGCCGCTGCTGCTGCGGGCGCTCACCGCCGGCGTCATCGCCCGGATGTACAGCCTGCCGATCGCCTTCGGCGCCGGCGTCCTCATCGGAGTCGTGCAGCAGGTCGTCCTGTTCAACTACCCCAACTCCGACGGCCTGCCCGACCTGGTGTTCTACGTCCTGATCCTCGTCGTCCTCCTGAGCCAGCGAAGCGCGCGCGGACGGGCAGAGGAAAAGGGCAGCTGGGCTTCGGTCGCGTCCTGGAAGCCACTTCCGGCCAGGGTCGCCCGGCTGCCCGAGGTCAGAGGCTTCCGCTGGGGACTCACCGGGATTGGCCTGGTGGTGGCGCTGCTCCTCCCCCTGCTGGTGTCGAACGCGAGCGCGGTCTCCCTCTCGACGGTGATCGCGTATGCCATCGTGGGCGTGTCGGTCGGCATCGGAACGGGACTGAGCGGCCAGCTAAGCCTGGGCCAGTTCGCGGTGGCCGGCGTCGGCGCCGTCGTGTCATTCCACCTCGACTCGAGCGTGCCCTTCCCCCTGGCCCTGATCATCGCCGCCCTCGGCGGAGCCGCGATATCCCTGGCCATCGGGATTCCCGCGCTCCGGCTCAAGGGCCTCATGCTGACCGTCACCACACTCGGCTTCGCCCTCATGGCAAACGGCTGGGGACTGGAACAGAACTGGGCGCTCGGCGGCGGGACGCGACCAGAGCGCCCCGCCGTGTTCGGGAAGGCCCTCGACACGGGCCGGTCCTACTACTACGTGGCGCTCGCGGCCTTCCTCATCGTGCTGCTGATCGCCTGGAACGTCCGCCGCCTGGCCTTCGGACGGGCTCTGCTCGCGGTCAGGGACAACGAGAGCAACGCGCGCGCCTTCACCGTGCGGGTCACCCGGCTCAAGATCCAGGGGTTCGCGCTGGCCGGATTCATCGCCGGCTTCGGCGGTGCCATCTACGGACACCTGCTGAGCAGCGTCGACGCGTCCACGTTCTCGGTGCAGGCGAGCATCGATACCGTCGCCATGACGGTCATTGGTGGAGTCGGACTCCTGATCGGACCGCTGATCGGCGCGTTCTACGTCATCGGCCTGCCGCGCTTCCTCCCGTTGGACGCGGCGGGCATCGCCGCGACCGACCTCGGCTGGCTGATCCTCATCCTCTACCTTCCGGGCGGCATCGCGCAGGGACTCGAACCGCTGCGAACGCGCTACGTCCGGTGGGCCGCGGCCCGCCACGGCCTCGACATCGACACCGAGAAGCCGATCCTCTCCGAGAGCGCGCGCGCCGGCAGACTCGCCGTGGTCGTGGAACCTCGCCAGGCCCCGGCCAGGCCGCACACCGCGCTGCTGGACGTCCGCGGCCTACGGAAGAGCTTCGGCGGCATCGCCGCCGTGCGGGACGTCTCGCTCTCGGTCCACCAGGGAGAGGTGGTCGGCCTCATCGGCCCCAACGGTGCCGGCAAGACGACCACCTTCGAGCTGATCAGCGGATTCACCCGCCCGAACCAGGGCCAGGTCCACTTCAACGGCGACGACGTGTCCTCGCTAAGCCCCGAGCGGCGGGGCAGGCTGGGACTCATCCGCTCCTTCCAGGACGCCGCCCTGTTCCCGACGCTCACCGTCGCCGAGACGGTACGACTCGCGTTCGAGCCGCGCCTGGCCACCAGCTTCTCGCTCTCGGTCCTCGGCCTGCCCGGGACGGAAAAGGAGAAGGCCCGACGAGCGAGCGACCTGGTGGACATCATGGGGCTCGGGTCCTACCGGGCCAAGCAGATCCAGGAACTGTCGACCGGCACTCGGCGGATCACCGAGCTGGCCTGCATGATCGCCCTGGCGCCGACGCTGCTGCTGTTGGACGAGCCGTCCTCCGGCGTCGCCCAGCGCGAGACCGAAGCGCTCGGCGTCCTCCTTCGCCGGCTCAAGGACGAACTAGACCTGACCATGCTGGTCATCGAGCACGACATCCCGCTCATCATGGGCATGGCTGACCGGGTCGTCGTCATGGATGTCGGAACGGTGATCGCGGACGGATCACCGGACGAGGTCCAAGCCGATCCGCTCGTGATAGACGCCTATCTCGGGGCCAGCGCGACCGTGCTCCACCGTTCGTCGTCGGTACCCCGACCGGCCGCGGTCGAGACCGCCTCCGAGCAGCCCTCCACGGCGATCGCCCCGACCGTCTAG
- a CDS encoding MFS transporter produces the protein MGHYRPARSRQPVSTAGRRRSSGPFRAGDRRRADARDTQQRQSVRERSNEQQLVLRHRPTWPGAIVLDRQGRLPPGAVGAARSLGMMTGDAGVVSAAHTEHATAAADSAPDGDTPDVMSGVIAQVHQRRAEGRRLLIAGASGEAGRVRPLGADITASGAGWYLLIALSLFAALDEATAYLVTALGPDISSSLGVDASTYAMLATQRQTFVGLTALQFAAIFYKRSQRIMISKNLGFQYGPSLVLGSVVTWVPAMTAVIGSSGAGAAVVYSAHRPMIMDAYPPAVRLRALSFHRGAGVIGAILGPALVAILAGPVGLSWRGVLLVAGVVFLAASLVGLRLREPGYGRHDSDQVATLMRADRSGPQSGREDATELTFWEALRRVWTIRTVRRLLSVWAVLGVAVNPVVTYQGFWLKEQFSLTTSQRATFFAASWLLALPALWYYARRGEKIWQREPARLVRMVAWALVFLAGGLVLAVIPVLWVSLAGFSIVFASEAVAVAALSLVMMSIVRPRARSIAVSLGAIYFGLVGGEGGTILLGDIESRYSAAAAIAALVVPALGAAALLGRSAKSVTGDLDSVVGEILEDEGVRDLALNGRQKAPLLACRGIDFSYDQLQVLFAVDFTVRDGEMLALLGVNGAGKSSLLKVISGLGMPSAGSVRLRGHDITYVDAEKRVSRGITQIPGGRAVFGPLTVAENLRGLGFSLGRDRKRLDAAIDECFEMFPRLAERRNQPALTLSGGEQQMLALSKAFILKPQLLLIDELSLGLAPIVVDRLLDMVRQINAAGTAVVLVEQSISLALSVVDHAYFMEKGQVRFDGSSADLLARDDLLRAVFLGAASQGGNGA, from the coding sequence GTGGGCCACTACCGGCCAGCGCGTTCACGGCAACCAGTTAGCACAGCAGGGCGGCGGCGGTCGTCCGGCCCGTTCCGGGCTGGCGACCGCCGCCGTGCTGATGCCCGCGACACCCAGCAGCGACAGAGCGTCCGGGAGAGATCTAATGAGCAACAGCTGGTCCTTAGGCACCGCCCCACTTGGCCCGGTGCCATCGTCCTGGACCGCCAAGGCCGGCTTCCGCCCGGCGCCGTCGGCGCCGCGCGGAGCCTGGGCATGATGACGGGCGACGCAGGCGTCGTGAGCGCGGCCCACACCGAGCACGCCACCGCCGCCGCGGACTCGGCACCGGACGGCGACACGCCCGACGTCATGTCGGGCGTCATCGCTCAGGTGCACCAACGGCGAGCCGAGGGAAGACGTCTACTCATCGCCGGAGCCAGCGGTGAGGCCGGGCGGGTCCGGCCCCTGGGAGCCGACATCACCGCTTCAGGTGCCGGCTGGTATCTGCTGATCGCGCTGAGCCTGTTCGCGGCGCTCGACGAGGCGACGGCGTACCTGGTCACCGCGCTCGGCCCCGACATCAGCAGCTCGCTGGGCGTCGACGCCAGCACCTACGCCATGCTGGCGACCCAGCGCCAGACCTTCGTCGGGCTGACGGCCCTGCAGTTCGCGGCGATCTTCTACAAGCGCAGCCAGCGCATCATGATCTCCAAGAACCTGGGATTCCAGTATGGCCCGTCGCTGGTACTGGGCAGCGTCGTGACGTGGGTGCCTGCGATGACGGCCGTGATCGGCAGCTCGGGGGCCGGGGCCGCGGTGGTCTACTCCGCCCACCGTCCGATGATCATGGATGCGTATCCGCCCGCGGTGCGGTTGCGGGCGCTGAGCTTCCACCGCGGCGCCGGCGTCATCGGCGCGATTCTCGGCCCGGCCCTGGTCGCGATCCTGGCCGGACCGGTGGGGCTGTCCTGGCGCGGCGTCCTGTTGGTGGCCGGCGTCGTCTTCCTCGCGGCATCACTCGTTGGCCTGCGCCTTCGCGAGCCCGGCTACGGACGCCACGACTCCGACCAGGTGGCCACTTTGATGCGGGCCGACCGGTCCGGGCCGCAGTCGGGTCGGGAGGACGCCACCGAGCTGACGTTCTGGGAGGCGCTGCGGCGGGTGTGGACGATCCGCACCGTGCGGAGGCTGCTGTCGGTGTGGGCCGTGCTGGGGGTGGCGGTCAACCCGGTCGTCACCTACCAGGGGTTCTGGCTGAAGGAACAGTTCAGCCTGACGACCTCCCAGCGCGCGACCTTCTTCGCCGCGAGCTGGCTTCTGGCGCTGCCAGCGCTGTGGTACTACGCGCGTCGAGGAGAGAAGATCTGGCAGCGGGAACCAGCCCGGTTGGTCAGGATGGTCGCCTGGGCGCTGGTGTTCCTCGCGGGCGGCCTCGTCCTCGCCGTGATCCCCGTCCTTTGGGTGAGCCTCGCCGGCTTCTCCATCGTGTTCGCCTCCGAGGCCGTCGCCGTCGCGGCGCTGAGCCTGGTCATGATGTCGATCGTCCGGCCACGGGCCAGGTCGATCGCCGTGTCGCTGGGGGCGATCTACTTCGGGCTGGTCGGCGGTGAGGGCGGCACCATCCTCCTCGGCGACATCGAGTCCCGATACTCGGCCGCCGCGGCGATCGCCGCGCTGGTCGTGCCCGCGCTGGGCGCCGCCGCCCTGCTGGGACGCAGCGCGAAGAGCGTGACCGGAGACCTGGACTCGGTCGTCGGCGAGATCCTCGAGGACGAGGGGGTTCGCGATCTGGCCCTCAACGGCCGGCAGAAAGCACCCCTGCTCGCGTGCCGCGGGATCGACTTCTCGTACGACCAGCTCCAGGTGCTCTTCGCGGTCGACTTCACCGTGCGCGACGGCGAGATGCTCGCCCTGCTCGGCGTCAACGGCGCGGGGAAGTCGAGCCTGCTGAAGGTGATCTCCGGCCTCGGAATGCCCAGCGCCGGCTCCGTGCGACTACGAGGCCACGACATCACCTATGTCGACGCCGAGAAGCGGGTCAGCCGTGGGATCACCCAGATACCGGGCGGCCGGGCCGTATTCGGCCCGCTGACCGTGGCCGAAAACCTGCGAGGTCTGGGTTTCAGCCTGGGCCGGGACAGGAAACGCCTCGACGCGGCCATCGACGAATGTTTCGAGATGTTCCCGAGGCTGGCTGAGCGACGTAACCAGCCGGCGCTGACGCTGTCCGGCGGCGAGCAACAGATGCTGGCACTCTCGAAGGCTTTCATCCTGAAACCACAGCTGCTGCTGATCGACGAGCTGTCGCTCGGGCTGGCGCCGATCGTCGTCGACCGGCTCCTGGACATGGTTCGCCAGATCAATGCGGCAGGCACCGCGGTAGTGCTGGTCGAGCAGTCCATCTCACTCGCGCTGAGTGTCGTGGACCACGCGTACTTCATGGAGAAGGGCCAGGTCCGGTTCGACGGGTCCTCGGCGGATCTGCTGGCCCGTGACGACCTGCTCCGCGCGGTGTTCCTCGGAGCAGCCTCTCAAGGCGGGAACGGCGCATGA
- a CDS encoding ABC transporter substrate-binding protein has product MRGRQAGALAIAVAAAVTMTACGSSGNASSGSGGTASAASGAPIEIGMPFPSNLQALAKLLGGSLGSSGAAAPTDEETKAYYRALADYVNNHGGLLGRKIQPVFYPLDATRAAGDSSEQEMCTQFTQDHHVFAVMDLPNHTDTIVSCLQSANVIAFDAAGGSLAADDTYFEQHPLYATAGALSLNRAAALQVNSLFQGGFFGQNSKIGLVGYNTDPFTRAIDESLKPALASHGLTITDQQLVKPTSGVNDIGPTQQAISSAVLRFKQQGIDHVLFLDTQGGTLRPFTQGASTQKYFPKLGFTTNELPAQRAYAGNKTDPDQEVRYANAMAVGWYPSADTVNPPINTTGALCNKIMEASGASPSQAHFFWNMCDQLLVFTAGVNAGGKLTPQDAMTGLGKAKSIPSAELLGPPDYSGGRRDGVTVAKLLKYTPSCTCFQYSGGPLPASAFTATS; this is encoded by the coding sequence ATGCGTGGCCGGCAGGCCGGCGCGCTCGCCATCGCGGTGGCAGCCGCGGTGACCATGACCGCCTGCGGCTCGTCCGGGAACGCCTCCTCGGGCTCGGGCGGGACCGCGTCGGCGGCCTCGGGTGCGCCCATCGAGATCGGCATGCCCTTCCCCTCCAACCTCCAGGCGTTAGCCAAGCTTCTGGGCGGCTCGCTGGGGTCGAGTGGCGCGGCGGCACCCACAGATGAGGAGACGAAGGCCTACTACCGGGCGCTCGCCGACTATGTGAACAACCACGGCGGGCTGTTAGGCCGCAAGATCCAGCCGGTGTTCTACCCGCTCGACGCGACCAGGGCCGCGGGCGACTCCTCTGAGCAGGAGATGTGCACCCAGTTCACTCAGGACCATCACGTGTTCGCCGTGATGGACCTGCCGAACCACACCGACACCATCGTCTCCTGCCTGCAGTCCGCGAACGTCATCGCCTTTGACGCCGCCGGCGGAAGCCTCGCCGCGGACGACACCTACTTCGAACAGCACCCGCTGTACGCCACCGCGGGCGCACTCAGCCTCAACCGGGCGGCGGCTCTCCAGGTGAACAGCCTGTTCCAGGGCGGCTTCTTCGGGCAGAACTCCAAGATCGGCCTCGTGGGCTACAACACCGATCCGTTCACGCGCGCCATCGACGAGTCGCTGAAGCCCGCGCTCGCCAGCCACGGCCTCACGATCACCGACCAGCAGCTGGTGAAGCCCACGTCGGGAGTCAACGACATCGGCCCCACTCAGCAGGCGATCAGCAGCGCCGTACTTCGCTTCAAGCAGCAGGGGATCGACCACGTCCTGTTCCTGGATACCCAGGGCGGCACGCTGCGGCCGTTCACCCAGGGCGCGTCGACCCAGAAGTACTTCCCGAAGCTGGGCTTCACGACCAATGAGCTGCCCGCGCAGCGGGCGTACGCCGGGAACAAGACCGACCCGGACCAGGAAGTCCGGTACGCGAACGCGATGGCGGTCGGCTGGTACCCGTCAGCCGACACGGTCAACCCGCCGATCAACACCACGGGCGCCCTGTGCAACAAGATCATGGAGGCCTCGGGCGCGAGCCCGTCACAGGCCCATTTCTTCTGGAACATGTGCGACCAGCTCTTGGTCTTCACGGCAGGGGTGAACGCGGGTGGAAAGCTCACGCCTCAGGACGCCATGACGGGACTTGGGAAGGCGAAGAGCATCCCGAGCGCGGAGCTGCTCGGACCGCCCGACTACTCCGGCGGCCGCCGCGACGGCGTCACCGTCGCCAAGCTCCTGAAGTACACGCCCAGCTGCACGTGCTTCCAGTACAGCGGTGGGCCACTACCGGCCAGCGCGTTCACGGCAACCAGTTAG
- a CDS encoding glycoside hydrolase family 3 C-terminal domain-containing protein, protein MSRESGLSVTVLTTAEQIALSSGGGMWTTKAVGPVPSLLLVDGPNGLRVSTSETDVLGGPTRPATCFPPAVGLAQTWDTDLVGRVGRALGREARVAGVDVLLGPGVNIKRDPRAGRNFEYYSEDPLLTGMLGAAYVGGVQSQGVGCALKHFAAYNAEHDRMRQSSEVDPRTLHEIYLRAFERIVRAAHPWLVMCSYNRLNGTPVAQHHGLLTEVLRDQWGFDGVVVSDWGAVTDRIASLEAGLDLAMPGSGGAADARVSTAVREGRLAPAVVARAAGRVAELAGKAKAAGARGDYDEVVDYDDHHRLAREVAGRGIVLLRNEGDLLPLPGHRPIAVIGQLAVRPRFQGGGSSHVNPTRVDLPLDELCRLTRADVAYSPGYALDGGGDTRTLRAEAAGQAARSDTAVVFLGLGVEHEAEGGDRGDLDLPIDQIELLRAVSAAQPRTVVVLMHGGLARLAPVVACAPAVLDAALTGQAAGGAVADVLLGRVNPSGRLTETVPARLSDVPAFLNFPGSDQTVLYGERHYVGYRWYDARDLSVTFPFGHGLSYTTFDYSDLVLTAATDGITVSVTVTNTGARAGREVLQVYAGPLVSRVDRAPHELGAFACVDLDVGESRRVETRVDRADLAYWDVRVDRWVVESGDYEVAVGASSRDLRLAGRVMVEGDSVTTVLTSESTLAEALAHPTAGPVVRRLVEQVFGGHGADGSGMGVDLMKYIASIPIGRLASASGDDARDGGLRARILAAIGADGAPK, encoded by the coding sequence ATGTCGCGCGAGTCAGGGTTGTCCGTCACCGTGCTGACCACTGCCGAACAGATCGCGTTGAGCAGCGGTGGCGGCATGTGGACGACCAAGGCGGTCGGGCCGGTGCCATCGCTGTTGCTGGTCGACGGGCCTAACGGACTGCGTGTGTCGACCTCCGAGACGGATGTGCTGGGTGGGCCGACGAGACCCGCGACCTGCTTTCCGCCGGCCGTAGGACTGGCGCAGACCTGGGACACCGACCTGGTCGGCCGAGTCGGACGGGCGCTGGGCCGCGAAGCCCGCGTAGCTGGGGTCGACGTTCTTCTGGGCCCCGGGGTCAACATCAAACGAGATCCGCGAGCTGGCCGTAACTTCGAGTACTACTCCGAAGACCCCCTGCTCACAGGCATGCTGGGCGCGGCGTATGTGGGCGGCGTGCAGAGCCAGGGTGTGGGCTGCGCCCTGAAGCACTTTGCCGCCTACAACGCGGAGCACGACCGGATGCGTCAGAGTTCGGAGGTCGATCCGCGGACCCTGCACGAGATCTACCTGCGGGCGTTCGAGCGGATCGTGCGGGCCGCGCACCCGTGGCTGGTCATGTGTTCGTACAACCGCCTCAACGGGACGCCCGTCGCGCAGCATCACGGACTACTCACCGAAGTCCTGCGTGACCAGTGGGGATTCGACGGCGTGGTGGTGAGTGACTGGGGAGCGGTCACCGACCGGATCGCCTCCCTCGAGGCTGGTCTCGACCTGGCAATGCCCGGCAGTGGCGGCGCTGCGGACGCGCGGGTCTCCACGGCGGTGCGCGAGGGGCGTCTCGCGCCGGCTGTGGTCGCCCGGGCCGCGGGCCGGGTGGCCGAGCTCGCGGGGAAGGCGAAGGCGGCCGGCGCGCGTGGCGACTATGACGAGGTCGTTGACTACGACGATCATCACCGCCTCGCGAGGGAGGTGGCCGGACGCGGCATCGTCCTTCTGCGCAACGAGGGCGATCTGCTGCCCTTGCCCGGCCACCGGCCGATCGCGGTGATCGGGCAACTCGCCGTCCGTCCTCGTTTTCAGGGTGGCGGCAGCTCGCACGTCAACCCGACCCGCGTCGACCTTCCGCTCGACGAGCTATGCCGTCTCACCCGCGCCGACGTCGCCTACAGCCCCGGATACGCCCTCGACGGCGGTGGCGACACGCGCACCCTGCGGGCCGAGGCGGCGGGCCAGGCCGCGAGGTCCGACACTGCCGTCGTGTTCCTCGGGCTGGGCGTCGAACACGAGGCGGAGGGCGGGGACCGCGGCGACCTCGATCTGCCGATCGACCAGATCGAACTGCTGCGGGCCGTCAGCGCCGCGCAGCCGCGGACTGTCGTCGTGCTGATGCACGGCGGCCTGGCCCGCCTGGCTCCGGTCGTGGCCTGCGCGCCGGCGGTGCTCGACGCGGCGTTGACGGGCCAGGCCGCCGGCGGTGCCGTCGCCGACGTGCTGCTGGGACGGGTCAATCCCTCAGGAAGGCTGACCGAGACGGTCCCGGCCCGGCTGTCGGATGTGCCGGCGTTCCTAAACTTCCCCGGTTCCGATCAGACGGTGCTCTACGGCGAGCGCCACTACGTCGGATACCGGTGGTACGACGCGCGGGACCTGAGCGTGACGTTTCCCTTCGGCCACGGACTGTCTTACACGACGTTCGACTACAGCGACCTCGTTCTCACCGCCGCCACGGACGGGATCACGGTCTCGGTCACGGTCACGAACACCGGTGCCAGGGCAGGCCGAGAGGTGCTTCAGGTCTATGCCGGCCCACTGGTCTCGCGCGTGGACCGCGCCCCTCACGAGCTGGGTGCCTTCGCCTGCGTCGACCTGGACGTTGGGGAGTCCCGCAGGGTCGAGACGCGGGTCGACCGGGCCGACCTTGCCTACTGGGACGTCCGGGTCGACCGCTGGGTGGTCGAGTCCGGGGACTATGAGGTCGCCGTCGGCGCGTCGAGCCGTGACCTGAGACTGGCCGGGCGGGTCATGGTCGAGGGCGACTCGGTGACGACTGTCCTGACCAGCGAGTCCACCCTGGCCGAGGCACTGGCCCATCCGACGGCCGGCCCGGTGGTGCGCCGTCTGGTCGAGCAGGTGTTCGGCGGCCACGGGGCTGACGGGTCTGGCATGGGAGTCGATCTGATGAAGTACATCGCGTCGATACCGATCGGGCGCCTCGCCAGTGCCAGCGGAGACGATGCTCGTGACGGGGGCCTGCGTGCGCGGATCCTCGCCGCGATCGGCGCCGACGGGGCGCCCAAGTGA
- a CDS encoding TetR/AcrR family transcriptional regulator, which translates to MSQHSYESAASGRRRASPKTPEDRRAAIIKTTIPLLRERGWTLTTKEIVAAAGVSDGTVFSVFKNKEEILLATLRAALDPAPALERLSRIDRSLPLEDRLTQAATILTGLMATLWEFAGTLQLEEVRGRLPQRYSGDFIAREILPALFEPSRDDLRLDPAVASQAFLVLTMTGSSPLFFQRPLQAPEIVALMLHGIRRSDSDDS; encoded by the coding sequence ATGAGTCAGCACTCATACGAATCCGCTGCCTCCGGCAGGCGCAGGGCCAGCCCGAAGACGCCGGAGGACCGGCGTGCCGCCATCATCAAGACAACCATTCCGCTCCTGCGGGAACGAGGCTGGACTCTGACGACCAAGGAGATCGTCGCCGCCGCCGGTGTGTCCGACGGGACGGTCTTCAGCGTCTTCAAGAACAAGGAAGAAATCCTGCTGGCGACTCTTCGGGCCGCGCTCGACCCCGCCCCCGCGCTGGAGCGGTTGTCGCGGATCGACCGGTCGCTTCCCCTGGAGGACAGGCTGACTCAGGCGGCGACGATCCTCACCGGTCTGATGGCGACGCTGTGGGAGTTCGCGGGCACACTGCAGCTTGAGGAGGTCCGAGGTCGGCTTCCCCAGCGCTATTCGGGTGACTTCATCGCGCGGGAGATACTGCCGGCGCTGTTCGAACCGTCCAGAGATGATCTGCGCCTGGATCCCGCGGTCGCCAGTCAGGCGTTCCTGGTCCTGACGATGACTGGATCGAGCCCGCTCTTCTTCCAGCGACCGCTGCAGGCGCCCGAGATTGTCGCGTTGATGCTGCACGGCATCCGCCGGTCGGACTCGGACGACTCCTGA